The window AGTACAATTACACACGGATATCAAGCAATAGGTGCATCCCATGCCAAGCTTTTGTGATAGACTTGACTGAGAGAATATGGCAGGACGTGACACCCACTTGGCAAGGCCTTGACGGGCACAGCCATCCCCAACACACCAGTGGGGACCCCTTTAAGAACCAAGGATAATTCTCCAGCATCTCACCTTCAGCACCTCGGACCCAGTCTGGAAGTTGTAATTCTCACCCCGATTGGTGAGCAGATAAATCGCCTGATTCACATGGTTCCTGGCGTCCTGGATCTGAAACACAGTGAATCAAAGAGTGTATGTCAGAGCATAAAACAGATGCTGTAGATTGctgcaatacattcacatttcccCCAGGTGCCACCAAGTCATCGCTGCCCTGTGGGCGGTCCGTGATGCCCAGGATGTACAGGAAGAGGGCGTTAAATGATGTGAGGGTCATGCAACCCTGCAGCCTATCCTGGAAAGGGGCTTTGCTATCAAGCCAGCTTTGACTTAGAACAAGCAGGCAGTCAGCAAAGTCTAAAGTCCCATCCTCCATGCTGGTTTTAAATCAGCGATTCACAGGCAGTGAAGTATCAGGGTTACAATGTTTTTCACCAGGCAGCTGAACACAATGCAATAGGCACTGCCCAAACCCCCCATCCCCATAGGGTTACCTGCTGCATCTTCCACTGTTTGTCCTCCCGGAAGGCAAAATGGAGGACCTGACTGGTCCTTGGGACTTTTAAGTTAACTTCCTAAAGTGGtagacaagaagaaaaaaaagctcagcacaaaatggagaaaaataaaaatagaagccCTGCCAGTCTTTTACTAGCTGCATTcacactggggagatttccattCACACATCAAATTCCACCAATCAAAATGAAGGTACTCACAGCCTGGCAGAGGGTGTCCCCTTGTAGGGTCAGAACTCCTTTTACTTGATCTGTGCTATACAAAGGGGAAAACGGGAGGAGTCAGAGCCAACTTCTCagaattaaagaggacctgttatatAGACCCTCAATTACTCAGTTACCTGGAGCTCCCCAACACAAAGTTCTCTTGCTTGGTGGCGCCATCTGCTGTTCCAGTGGGAATGGTAAACCTGCGAGAGGCTTCCTGTTTAAGAGAAGGCAGGGTTCAGAATTAGGTAAAATACCTGACCCATCCAGCAACCCCCCCTCCATATGCCACCAATAAAGCAGACACTGCCCTGAAATGCCATTCCACCATCCCCTAATAAAGCAGGCAAGTCAAACAGTAGGCAGAATTACATGGAACTGATCAGCAAATTTGTCACATGAGGTCTAGGTCTTCAATACAATATAGCGAGGAGcctcctgtaataaagaccagttcTTGCTGCTCCCCCTGGATTGTGCAGGGTGaccggtcttgtatccgcccacTCGCTTTTCTGCCTGTAGTAGGTGGGTCTTCTAGGTCCCGCCCACATCTTTACTTTCTGCACAGTCCATGGATGTCCCTGCTATTTTTGCAAGACTTTATGTAAGTTTAAGAAGACATAAAGACAATAAAAGATTATGTCCCCAAACTTCAGTGTAACATTTATCTACAAGATGGCTATTGCTGCCAAATCTGCTTTATCGCTCGAGTTCATCTTGTCCTATTGTACTATGACAACTGGCTTTCATTTCCATTGTCTCATATTTGCCTGTGGTATGCTGGTCTTGTTTAGCCTTTGTACAGTGCCGCAGAATATGTCAGTGACATAACTGCAACTAGCAAGAAGAAGATTGCATCACTCAAAGACCAGATTCCTGATGCAACCACTTTACTACAGGTCCCTAAATGACACAGAAATTTGATTTGCTAAAGGTTCCCCTTTCTATTATCACATGACCTCCCCTACAGGAGCACCAAATACACCAACCATTGTGTCACCGACCTTTAATATATCCTGCAGTTGCTTCAGTACCGAATGCACTTCCTCCTTTAGGAGCCATTTGAATTCTTCTTCCTGCAAAAGAAATCGATGATTAATAGCAATGCAgaggacatattaaaaaaaatatataaacctgaGAACAATGCCTTGTATTGTATCGTACCGGCCCTTAGATGTGCTGAGGGCATCGGCTTCCCCTTTCCAAATGGCACAAACCTTATTGTCACCAATAACACAGCTTCTGTCTTCAGGTGACAACGCTCAGTGTACTGTATCTATACAGGAGAGACAGTGTCACCCCAAGATAGGAAGAATGACAAGGGTACAAGAAGCCTGCAGAATATCTATAAGGAGAGGTATTGTGGAgggcaatagattgtgagctcctctaataGCCAGATAGTGATATGagtatggactctgtacagcgctgcagaatatgttggtgctatatataagAATAATGGCTGCATGTTAGATATACACACCACACAGTCCGTTTATGTTGTGACTACAGATGTCTGAATATTTTGGAGATCTCGTAGCCTCGCCCCACACAATATTTTGCCTGTATACAGCGAGCACTCCGGTTGAAGTCAGTTTTAGGCGGACAGACAGGAGAGCTGCACCCATAACCATAACATTTACTATTATGATTTGTCTTTGTTGTCAGTAAACGGAGAGAGAGGCCTCTAATCCCTGGGGACGGCTGGAAGAATATTGAGATGACACCAGGGATGTAAGGTGAAACGGGTGAAGGAGACAACATGGCTGCTGAAAGGAAGAGACGGCAACATGGCTGCCACAGCAGGGCAGAGGTGACAACATGGTCGCCGTAGCAGGGCAGAGGCAAAAACATGGCTGCCATAGCGATCTTTTGGGATTaatctcatgtaaaaaaaaaaaaaaaaaagtctgtttccCCTAGCACAGAAACACACTTCTTCTGAGAGGCCATATGTGTCATTTCCAAACATGGCGATCCGTTGCTCTGTTCAAGTGAATTGGGCTTCAAATCGCCAATTTGGTGTAGGTTACATTAGTTTTGGTATCCTgtaaatacagtatttttctaccatttttttttttttttaagttgagaACGTAGCTGAATTTTTCCTCCTCGTCAGCACGACCGGTTTAATCATTGGCCATGAAGTCAGCTAACTCTGGATTAGTTAAAAATGGATAGTTAAAGTTTACCCATCATCGCCTCTCTGGTCAataaacaatgaacttctctttttGTTCACTTAAATATACCACTGAATGAGTTTTAATAATTCTATTAagaggttaaaaaatatatatacccattgatcctgccagaatCAAGTGTGCCAATAACTTTCTGCAATTTCTGCCTGTGTGGATTTCAGTAACTGGTTGCATTCTGAACATTAATGATGCAAATAAAATGGCGGGCAAGGCTGTACGGTGTAATCCATACGGCTTGTACCACAGATCTGAGGAAAGATGGATGCCTCTCCTCACAATTAGATCAATGGTTCAGGGTAAGGTAAAATGTCTACTCCAAAAATTGCAACCTTTGTGTACAAAATGGCTACCTCAGATAACATTCTGAGCAGAAAATAGGTGCTTCAGATTACATACATTCTTAATTATGCAGAGGAGACAAAATAGCTGCCCCCCCTCCATTAGATTCCTGTCAGATTTGGAAGCAAAATGGCTGCCTCAGAATGGATTCCAGTCACAGATTTGGAGACAAGATGGCCACCTACAATTATGTTTGGAAATAAAATGGCCACCTAGGATCAGTTTCCTGTCATACATTTGGAGACAAAATGGCCACCTCAAATTAGTTTCTGTCCCAGATTTAGAAACAAGATAGCCAATCCCTGATCAGATTTGGAGACAAAGTGGTTGCCACCACTTAAATTCCTGTCAAAGATTTGTAGGCATAATGGCAGATTCTAATTAGATTCCTCTCATAGATGCAGAGACACCATGGCCACCTCTGATTGGTTGGGAGACAATATGATAATCTGATTATGGTCACAGAATAGAAAACCAAATGGCCGCCTCCAATTAGATTATATTCCAGTCACAGATCTGGAGGCAAAATTTCCACCTCGGATTAGATTCCGGTcacagatttggaaaaaaaaaaaaaaaaaaaaagaagatgggcACCTTTGATTAGATTTGGCCGCCTCCAATCAGACTCCGGTTACAGAGTTGGAGATAAAATGGCTGCTTCAGGCCTGGCACACATTTACACTCACAGTAGACAAAAAATGGCTGCCCAATACCGGGCTCATGTTATAAATTCAAAAtggctgcatattacaagcggaAATATAAAATGGCAGCTTGGAGATCCATTTGGTGTATTATATTACAAGCTATATATAAGATGACCACCCTGGGATCGCAGCTTTTCTCGCATGACATTTTGTATTGCAGCGGCAGGCCTGGGTTTACCTCAGCGATGGATTAGGCCTGTGTTTGCCTGGtgttgacacacacacacattggatTTGTCATTCTGGTTCTATGTGGATGGCGGCGgggaaagaaaaacaacaaaaacagctcATTAGGGAAGAAAATGCTCATTCGAAGCTCGCCACCCAGAAACGGGTAAATATTGACAACCCAAAGCCGATAATCTCGATTTGTCTCTTCAGTATCTGGCCCATGCGCCGTTATTTACCTCCTCAAAGAGGACTGGTCACCaactttttgttacaaaaaaaaaaaaatgtgtgggggaCAAACAAATACCAAATAATCCATGTTGCTCATTTCTCTAGCACAGGCCCCTCTCCTCCATTTGGCACGTGTAAAAATGCACAGCGCTGGCCCAGCTGCAACCAGGGAAGGAGCAAAGTGCAATACAATAGAGCGTCACCTGAGGGGGAGCTGTGCGTCTGTTGACATCActtccaagatggtggcacctagcAACAGTCTCATGTAAGTTTATCACCTTGCAGGTAAATTTGACTTGAATTCAAGACAGGATAATGATGACAATGAAGGACGTAGAAACAGAGCCTCCTTTTAGTAAACTGAACCCACACAGGGCACAGTCAAAGGTAAATTTAAGTAGGCCGAAGACGCCATGCAGAGAGGATCATTCCCTGAGGGtgtaaacattgttttaaagagGATACAATCTATTGAGAGATTTCTACTCCCTATTGTTCCGACAAATATAAAAGTCAGCATTGGACTTGCTTACGGGCGCGTTCACCACACCCAAACACGTATGATCAGCCATAGCAACCACTGCCTGACAATGGAGTCTGAGGAAAGTCTATAGGGTCCCTAAAGCACACCTGTCGCAAGGACAAAGCCAAGCCTTTGGTGACAAATTTGTCTCACGGCGGTTGATTCAACCAAAAGCAGATCAATATGAGATGTAGAATCTAAAGAGCATCAATCGGTCAGGTCGtaattttttccttatttctaCAAGTATCTGACAGGTTTTTGAGGCCTCTGAATTGAATCTGGGAGCATACACACATATTGGTTTTTCATGACTGAACCGTCCAATGGGAAAAAGGCGCATGGATTGCGCCGAGTTATTATAGATCGATTTCTGATCGACAAACCACCAATACTTGAATTGAACTAAACTCCATTCATTTATATGTGCCATAAAGGCACACTGGTATCTCCCGGCAGTCTTCAAAACACAAATCCTTCCCGACAGTCAATGACTTCCAGCTTCCCACACCCAATAAAACGCGGACTTCGTCCTTTTATCCTCCCGCCTTTACTCCAAGCGATCAGAAGATTCCACTTAGCTGTAATCACTGAAGGCATGACTCCGATTATGGTGTCACTAATGGATTCCATGTGGTCTGTGAAGCTGGACGGGGCATTCTGTCCTCTCCTTTTTTTGGAGAATGATGTGAACTGTCCTGTGTGCTTTGTACAGCTCTCCAATATATGTAGGCGATTTAAATGAGCATGTGTCCTAGTGTTTTCATACACATGCTCACAGGATACAAGCTGCTTTTGccaaatcaagatcaagcaaaaacaaaatatttgattgcAGTATGAACCCTATTTCTGGATTTTACTGCagcaatggggggaaaaaaaggctgCAAGTGACACGTTAACCGCTCATTCCCACTGCGTTGCCAACTTGAAGATccaaatgctaaaaaatattaaa of the Pyxicephalus adspersus unplaced genomic scaffold, UCB_Pads_2.0 Sca1121, whole genome shotgun sequence genome contains:
- the LOC140321177 gene encoding protein rogdi homolog, which translates into the protein EEEFKWLLKEEVHSVLKQLQDILKEASRRFTIPTGTADGATKQENFVLGSSSTDQVKGVLTLQGDTLCQAEVNLKVPRTSQVLHFAFREDKQWKMQQIQDARNHVNQAIYLLTNRGENYNFQTGSEVLKVRCWRIILGS